The region AAAGTAAAGATCAAATCGATGGGTACTTTAGGCGTTTAGTCAGGCAGGCAGACAAAAAAAGCTGGCTAGTAGCTTACTCTAATGCGGAAACTTCGCCTTAGAACAATACGAAATTGGTATGGGAAATAAGATtagttttcaattaaaatgccttCTCACGTCACCGAACTTATCActaattaacaatttaaaagacCGTAAAAGAGGACGCCTCAATTTCTTCATTACTCATCGGCACCAAGAAACGGCAGTGGCTGCAAAACAGTAGAATTATGTAAACCAAGCAGGTAATGTGCTTAGGACTCTATAAAAAAGCCATTTGAAGGGCCGCTTGGTGAAGAGTATGGTAAGCGGTGTGTTAACGACTCCACTCGTGTAACGTTATATTAAAACCCGAAAAGAAATCGCACTGGCGATTGACAAATGAGACTGAAAATTCGCATAAATTTCAGAGCTGCAGACGAGAACAGGAAGATGTAGCTGCCCTCCTAGCCCCCCAAAGTGAAACAAGCCGCgaaagaaagaaaactaaTTAAACCATAGACTTATAAATTAAGTAGTTTCAGCAGCCGCGTTGTTGCATTTCCAAAGTCAAGAAACTTTCATTGGCAGACGAAAGTGTGCGCAATAAAGAAATTAACAGTAAGAAGCAGCGGGCTGGGAAGGGGCTTTGGGTAGTGCCACAGTTGTATGGCCGTTTGGTCGGCAGATACTTCTACGCTCCACCTCATCTTACCTCACCTGGCTCACACTCTTGGCGCAATTTTAGTTGTAGTCACTTTTTGTTCgcttttcgtttttgttttatgaaagctgcaagaaataaaaacttcgGCCGAATGTACGGAGCGTGGCCGCATTAAAAGTTCGCGTTGTGGAGCGTTTTCTTGTTGTTGGTTCAATTTCAACTCGCAGCGGAGTCAGCCAGCCCAGTTGGGCAATTTGGAAAACCATAAAGTGCGCTTTCAAAACGGCGAAATACAGGAGAGGTAAATAGAGCCAAGTGTGTGGAGATCCGCACTCTAGAGTGTGATTCGGAATTACACTTTTGCCACACTTAATTGCTGGCTGCAACTGCTAACTGTTTCTACTGTTGCGCCAGCATTGCCAAAATTTGGCAAAACTGATGTGGGCCAAAAATATCGGACTTtataattcaattcaattaagtTCGTTTTGCACATCTGCTCGGAAAAGCTGTGAGCATGCAGTCGGTGATGCGTGAAACTCCGCGTCTACCCACTAAATTCCACGCTTTTCATGTAAACAGCCCCGATAATTATTGAATTAAAGATAACTGACGGGCTTCAATCAGCCCCAGTCTTAACttgcatttgatttttaaGCGGACTCACgattttaaaacaaagcaaactAGAAATCATTTCGCTAcactttgttttattttaatattcaaaaatcaaGAAGCAGACGGGGATGGTAATAGGATAGGACGGATTGAAAAATTCCCTTATTCCGTACTTCCACTTAACTCAAGTGCCTTACTTCCCCATCACTATTTCCTTGCGTTTCCTCTACACATTTATTTAGTTTGCATCTTGAGTTACATCGAAAGCTCTACACGTGTACAAAATCGATAAATATTTGCAGGCTTCTATTCGCCCCAGTATGTTTCTACGATGCCCCACGGGGTTCGCTCGTCGCtggtataaaatatataatttgcgTTATAATTGCTCTATAATGTTGCTGATTGCACAGTGGTGGGGGCGGTGGACGGGCACTGCTGCTGGGCGCTTGGGGGGTCGGTCTAGCACGGTGGCTCCTTGGCATTCGCTTTCCTGGCACAAAAGGTCTGTCAGCTCCGCTGGCAGCTCACTTGAGCTGCACCAGCACCATGAAGTAGGTGACAACGGCACCGAGAACCTGGGGGCAGAGAAAGTTCGGGCGAGTTAGCTTCTTTTCGCACCCTCAATATATCAGGTTCAACGCACCGAGGCAAACAAGTCCAGGGAGACGGTGAAGAACTTCGCCCCCGATATGCTCATGGCCTTCTGGCACTGCTGGCACACGATCTGGACGAAGGTCTTGGCCTCCTCGGATCCGTCGTACCAATGGCACGAGTAGGCGGCCTCCATGACGGACGAGCTCTGGAAAAAGCAAATATCATTATTAAGGACGCAcctcaaatattttgtattcagATCTTTAGGAAAGCgtctattttaattttagaagaTTTAAGTATtgaaaaccccaaaaatgtatgtatCTACTTTCCAATCATTTATGCACAAACcaattgttaaaataatattttacataaaaCAAACCCTACAATTGTGTGGGATAAGCACGGTTGAACTGCCACTTTAATAGCCCCGTCCCAACTCACCTCCTCAATCAATCGATTGCCAAAGATGCAAAAGTGAAACACCTGGGCCAGGGCGTAGCCCAGGTATCCGACGACTGTGAAGGCGTAGACGTTCACTCCGTTGATTTTGGTGGCCTGGTATGCCAACAGGGTCAGCTTGATGGTCGAGGTCAGCATGTGCAGCAGGAGGGCGGCTCCGTACGTATCGCCAATGGCAGCCACCAAGCTGGAAGAGGGAAAAGGAGGAAGGACGAGAACAGGCCATTCTCAAGTCAATATTTTGATCCACAACTGCACACACAAATAGCTAAGCCAACTGTAGGACCGGACAAACAAGGCCATCACTCTGGGGGCCCGAACAATCATTGCAATTGAGGAAATAATCAACAAAACCAAACAAGCTGCAGGGACCTGCCGAGAGCCTATACATGAAAGCAAGCCCGGTCGAACTTAATGTTTAAGGAACTAAAGGCCAGGGTGGCCTGCATTAAAATCACCAGATGCAATCATGGAACCCATCACCACTCACTCATCCTCCCAATGGCCAGAGTCCTCTTCATATTGTCGGTCAAATTTGCAAGGATTTGAACTCACCGCACGACGTGCTTGTGCCGCTCCACCCAGTACTTGATGGCACTGCGCACCATCATCTCCTGTTTTTTGGTCAGCCCGTTGGGATTAGCCCCGTTCACCACTCCGATGCCGCCGCCCCCGTTGCCGCCGAAAGACTGCAGCGTCGAGGGTGCTCGAAACTGGGCGCCCCAATCCGCTTTCGAGCTGTACACGCCCGACATGTCCATGTCAGCGGCTGGATCCTTTTctgtaattaaaaaacagcTCGTCACGGGCTCTCCACAGGGCTTATCGGTTCACTAAAAATGTAGTACGAGTATGTAATATCACATCCTTTTAATTGTTGACAGGACTGCCATTTATTTCCCACAGCTCAGTACTTTAAACCTCAATgccatttcttttaaaaatgttatctgcAAAATTTGGctcgaaattttttttaattttagtttgaaaaaaaagtgctctttaaaaaaagaaaaaaaaatgcttGGACTTATTACACTACTCCCAGGATCCAGAGGTGTCGAAATCACTTAAAGATTTAAGTTCTTTCTTCAGCGTTTGAATgttttttcattaattattaagATGATATATAGTTAGCTATTTTTCTCTATCTGCATGTATAAACGTATGATTCCCTGAGAAACTGCATAACAGAACGCTTTCATAACGAGGACAGGAAATTTAAACactaatttaaattcaaatagaCCAAAGCCCCAAATATTTACCTTCATTATGAATAAGCTCCGACTTCGAGTTGGCTGATAAAGACCTGAAGAGGGCCGCCGAATTGGGTCTGTAGGTGTCCAGCGAGGCAGACAGCTCCATCAGGGGCTTCATGATGCCCTTCAGGTGTTGCAGCTGCTCGCAGGCGAAGATCAGCCAGGAGCAGAACATCACGTCGCACAGGTTTGAGTGGATCATCGAGAAGAGCACGTAGTAGATCTGAAAGGCGAAGCTGATCATGTAGAACAACCCGTGGCTCGCGTTCCACGGGTAGAAGGACTTGATCGGCAGCCGCGGAATCTCCACCGGAATGCTGGAGTTCGTTTCGTGGTCCACCACCATCTTGACGCTGTCCCCGAAGAAGGTGATCGTGGTCCAGGCGGTGGCCGAGGCGACGGTGGTCAGCATCACCAGGAAGAAGAGCTTTCTCATCTTGGCCAGGGCGATCGAGTGGTAGCGCGCATCTGACTCGGCGAACAGGGGATGCGTGTTGACCTGGTTCCATATGTTCAAGGTTCTGCAGAGGGGGGTATACTTATTATGAGCTATGCCAgaaaaaattgctgaattctctatttttaaattccaattatGTTAACTTTCTTTGCGGCTTACAGGATAGTCTCCCTTTGTGGGCACTATTTACTCACTTTACCAATACCAATTATTTTGCCTAAAAACCACCTTTCCCAGTTTTTAACTCACCTGTAGAAATTCTTCTGGTTGACGGCCAAGTAGATGAACTTGGTCATGCAGTGGGTGAAGAAGAGGGTGGTAATCGTGTTGCCCGACAGCTCGTTCACCTCCTCGGCGTTGAGGGCCATGTTGACCAGTATGAAGGCGAACTGCATCAGCAGGAACACCAGGTGCACCGAGGAGTACACCTTCTTCATGAACGCGCTGCCGCCCGTGAAGTTGTGCATAAACAGGCCCGAGTACTTCATCGCCCGTATATTGGGCATCAGGTCGGCCACCAGGCCCGTGTACTTGCTCGGCTGCATCGAGGTTGTCATCCTGCGAGAGGCGGAAAATGGCACGACATAATTAATTGGATTTTGCCAATATAATTAGCGACTATTGCCAATGGATAAAGTGATGGGTGGTCGACAGCGGAATCTTCTCCATATTCCGTCTGTGTGATTGGGCATCGGCTTGGAGCGACCCGAAGAGGAAATCCTCCCAGAAAATGAATCGATTCCGCATGTTTTATTCATACGTGAATAATGCATAATGCGGAGTTTTAATTAGCTGAATCGTTAGTGGCCGTTTAGCTTTAACCCAGTACTTAATGGGACTGCCAGTTTCATACCTGAGCATTCTCTGGTCCAACTGAATGATTTCATTAGCCTGATTAATTtctattaattattaaacatttttgtatgaatgaaaaatgtttgttcttaaaatgaaatacacTTCTTATGAAGTTTTTTAAGCGAGGGTGATAAAAACCAGATCacaatatttgatatttaaattaacaCATTATATCGAAAATggattaaaattttaatacccGTTGCATTAACAAATGTTGACCATATTACTGAcaaatatacaatatattttacttaaaaagtTAACCAGGATGAAAGGTGTTGATTATAAGTTGTTAAGCAGGAGTTTACCTTGCAATTGAACTTTAATACGAATGGAATCGGCGTCTTGTACACGTTTGGAAACTAATGCACTTCTAGGCAAACATTTCACCCAATGAGTCTTCGACCAAATTACTTAAGATTCAACGAGGTTTTAAAAGCCGGACTAGTTAACCTGCCAGCAGGGCGTTGTCGACGTTAATGAAACGTGAATCCTGGAAGGTTAACGGGCTCTGCCGACAAGTGATTGCTTCTTCTGTCGCCTAGTACATAAGGACGTGTACTTTGAGGGCAGAGTTCCCACGGCTGCAGCAAGGCCACGTTCAACCGGAGCCCTGAAACTTTCACTCCGACCCACACATGTTAATGAAAATACACGGGTCTTGGGCCTCGCCCGCCTCGGAGTGCTTAAAAATTCAACTTTTCAGCCACGTCCGTCCATGATGGGTGCGTGGCAGACGCCGAATTCCCACAATTAAATCGAACGCCCACGAACTTGTCGACCGCCACTGCCGCCGTCTCCAGGTCTAGGACTCAGGACTCAGGCTCTGGCCCTgtccacgcggcgtatgcgcaatgggGCGCGGAGCACGGGATATGGAAATCCCTCATCTGGCTCTTCTGCGTAGCATCTGCGGTATCCGAACttatgcaaattttaaaagcatcgattattttattatgccTGTTTGTATTTGTTGGCCTTAAGTGCCGCAGAGTCACGGGAGAGGGCACTCCGCACCCAACTGCTGCCACGGAGCCTTCCCAAATCGCTGACCCAAAAATAACACACATACCCATTTGCATGGAAATGTGTGTGCCCGGCCTGATGGATAGTTGTCTTTGTTCTTTTTCGTGCTCAGTTCGAAGCACCGAGGCCCAGTGGGCGCAGAAAGTGGAATCAAACAGGAGATCCTCAAGTATAAAGCTCTAAATGGAAATGCGAGGctcatttgaaaatttattcttatgtaatatatattcttaatgtccgtaaaatccttttttttcgcaacttaataaaaataataaattcaagTCAAAGGGTTAGCCCATTTTATTTGGGTAGGGCCACGTGGTTGAGGTGCGCTTAAGAGTACAATCTTCGGATTTGGTTTATAGAAATCCTATGGATAGATGAAGAGACAAGTAATCTAATTATTACAATGCATGAGAAACTAAAAGTGTGTGTCGTTAAAAATCCGTATAGGTACGTAAAATACTGCTAATTACAAATTAAGCATTGGTTACCAGCGGAGCATTGGTTCGGATCTTTAGGCTCTGTGCAAGTACATTTTGGCGCTGTTTCAGTAGGGTACatgaaaacacaaaatataacaCAATACAAAATTTGAATGAGGTTAGTAGAACTAGTTTTGTCAGTATTAGAATACAGTCTATGTGCCAGGACAAAATGTAGTTTCCAATACGATTATAATTAGTGAAACACAGTTGCAACTCTGGTCCGGAATGCGAGTGTGACAGAATTGGCTGGGCGAGCTGTTTCCAGCGAGCAGCCAGTTTACACGGCTCAAATGGCTAAAACCCATGTACATAGATGGAAACTCAGCCACGATGTGGCAGCTCATGGATTATTTAAGTGCAGAAGTCTCACGAACACCAATTAATGCTTGAATGCTTGCCAGTGCGGATCTGTTTTTGTGCGCGTGGATTTGACAATATTGATTTAACGTTTAATTGGACTGCACTCATCCATGCTAACTGAGTTCCTGCTCGATATTCCCCCTTTCGGTCCTCCGTTTTGGTCGATTTGTTTAATGGGTTCtggctgaaaatttaattacgcAGATGCGTTCGGCTCAATTAGCTAACCGCGGCCGTCGTAAGCCCTGCAGCACTTCAACATTAATTATTaggaaaatgcaaaatgaGCAGTGGCACgcacttaatttaaattataattgaacGAATAAACTAATgggctttaatttttataattcccTTTGTTGTGGGCAGTGCATAAAACAGCGCAGGTTACGAAAGCTTCTCTTATAATTAACTAGCCTATATTGTCACTTTGGCACACATTTTGATAACTTAAGAGCATGCCATAACGTATGGCACGCCCAAAAATACAGGCAACGTTATTTATCGTCCACACCTCAAGGACACATTTTAACCGAAACGAAATGGTTTCCATTGCGACTACGAAAGGCCCAGGGATCTCCCGGATGGGCACCCAAAAACCGCAAATCTTCCATACGACATGCCGCAAGTACCAACGAAAAAACAGCAACCGCAAGCtgtaaaacaataaaaactgaaaaataagcATAAAAAGTTATTTGAGCAATCCATCAAATCGGCCATAAATTACGAAATCAATGcgacacacacgcacacatcaTAAAAACTCGCTTTCCCGCACACTCGGGGGCCAGCACCGACACATTCATGTGGTGCtacgatttttattaagcCTACGAGAAAAATTAGAAATCAATACCAGCGAGGACAGAAAAATCTGTTAAATGACAAACAAAAAGTGGCGAAAACAACAATCGGTCGCTGTGTGCTCGGGGTCCTTGCCTTTGCTCCTTTCGGTGCGcctgtgtgcgagtgtgtcaGCATCAGAAATTACCCGCTTTACTTTCGGACTGCCTCCTCGACCTAGAGAAGCTTTTACCAGAATTTATGGCTATGCATAACCGACATGGGGAACAACAACCGATTGAAAACACATACACGCCATACCCGTAGGTGCGTGTGTGCCAGGCCATTAGAGAAGCAAAAGAAATGTTGACATTGTCATAAGAACGGCAAAGAAATGTGGGACATGCGGACAACAGCGGACGGCGCCGGATAGCGCTagaactattattatttattccgAGTTTTATAAGATTTCGGAAAAGAGCTGCTGGGCGCTCATAAATCTCATCCTTGTAGCACACTGGGAGAACTCATCTTCTCGTCCATCAACATAACTATATTAGCTAATGTTGTTGGTAATTGACTTAAGATACATTATCTCTAGGGGGTAACACAAAGATCGTGATGCGCTACGACGTTCATTTTACACGCCTCAGCGCTGGCACCAATGTATGTTATCTTAAACTAAACAAATTTCTCCCTGTGCATGGGGAACTTTGTGTGGGCGAGTGTCACTCCTATTGTTGGCCGCTGACAGGCAGACAGATTCCAACCGGAAGTAGAGGGAAGCGGAAGGAAATGCCTTCGGGGCTGCTTGCCGAGACAGTGTCAAAAGTTGAACTTTagatttatttgccatttatTGCCGCCACTCCCCTTGACTTGTGCAGGAGTTATGTGGGAGTTATAAATCCCTCAGCTGCCTAAGCAGGTCAATGCTCAGGCCAACCTCCGCCGAAGACGCTGCATGCCGCTCACATTGCAGCTGCACCCAGTTCGCCGCCCCTGTCAGCATTTGGACCAGTGTGAGGTCTGTTTGTTTGCTGCCTGCCACAAAGTTGTCAACGCGGCAACTAAACGAGTTTTGGTCTTGTGGTGTTCTCCGTAGGTATGTAGTGTGTCTGTGCTGGTTGGTGGCTTCCTTTGTTGTCCTGCTGCCCGAAATTCGAAGTTGTTTTCCCGCTGAGGGGCATGCGCAGGGAGAGAAATGCGAGATGAGAGAGCGGGTGTTGCAACATCTCGGAATATAAGAGATGAGGGATGACGTTGCCAcctaattgaaaattatgtaaAAACCGGATGTAGGCCTATACTGTTATGTTAAATCATGCaacaaactaaaataaattcatttaacCGTCTTCATATAAAGGCACATGATATTTctacttaaaatatttcttacaACAATGCagatataaaattaatttaatgtcaAAATGCACCCagtttaaaattacaaatatttgacatttttttaaaatgattgtTACCTAAAAGATGTAAACATAAAACTGTTTCTGCCAACTTACAGCGgaagaagaaataaataaataatattaacaagTGTTCTTGGTTGAAGTACAAAATGCTCCATAAGCGCGTTACAGCTCCTAAAAacccaaatataaatataccttaaattccataaaaaaattatttctaataATGGACCATGTCTTTTAACAATTATACGAATTAATAAGGAACTGATAATCACAAAAGGTTAGGGTTAAGTTTTTGATAATTTCGACAGCTTCAGTTCCTCTTTAAGAGCATTAAATATTCTGAGTCTTGTGAGGAGCTCTAGGATTCAAAACCATCTGGCAGCGCCATCCACTCACGTGCGTTATCCTTGGCTCGGTGGGCCTGTGAAATGCAACAAGAGAAGAGTTCTCGAACCCTCGAGGGTTCCGCTCTTTCGCCAGATCCGTATAAGAAGTGAGTggaacagcagcaacaacagtcgGAGAGCCCACAGACCAGCCACTGTTACGGGATCTGCGTTGGGCCAAAGCGGGCACGGCGACGAAAGGCAGCCAATGGCTTCGATTGGGAGCCAGTCAAAAATGGTCCATCGACGGGAGATGAACAGCACCGAGAGCAGCATCCGCCAGCAGATCCGCAAGCCAAGTCGCTGCCAAAAGCCaaaaccaaagccaaagccaaccGAACCGGGCCAAGTCTAGAGAGGACGTGTGTGCTGGTGAAGTGAGTGTACGTAGTCGTGAGTGAGTGTCGGTGccagtgcgtgtgtgtgggtcgCAGGACCTCTTGGAGTCGGACAGCGACAGCAGTCCACTCCTTCGGCGCTAgttcttctgctgctgcttgttAGTGCTAAGGCACGCAGCGTCTCGGGGCACGAGTGCGTCAAAAGAATTACCACGGCTGCGGACCCAACTGCCCCACATAAAGAAGAGGAAATCTCTGCGGAAAAACCCCGAGGAGTTGTCTTTTGAAGAGTTGGGTCCAGTAGCCAGGAGAATCGTAGACAATATACTCGCTTTTCGAGGGCCTCTGCCCGACTTGTGCGAGTGAGCTCGGATTTATGCAGCACTAGTTACATAAGCCATCATCatcggcagcagcaactgaaGACAGCCAAAGGCGTCGTTAACATCAGCCAGCTGCCATAAGTATGCTATGAATTTCGCTTTGCATGCGCCGAGCAGAGCTACTTGGTCTCGGGGCGGGGGAAGTGCTACGGGGAAGGTAGTGCCGCCGATACAGGACCAGCAATGAAAATCGCATTAGCATTAGGATGTGATAACAGCTGCTGCCGCCCATCAGCGGCGACGACGACAGCCCTCGGTTTCTCCCACAATTACCAGGCAACAATTGTTGTTCAAACTTTGGATAACGCATGTTGCACTTGGGTTGCCCCTCAGTCGGGCGCAGTCGCCTATAAAGGCTCGGCCTACTGATTGTTATGGGGTGCCAAGGGCTATCCAAGAAGTTGTCGCCCAGTGCCCACTGAGGCACTGAAGGCCAGTTCGGGTGGGAGCCGGTTTTTATAGGGTAATCTGGATAAAGAAATGTGAAAAGCAAGTACATTGAAGAGCATCGTAGCACAGTTGCTTCTGTTTGGTGGGGTCGCAACGATTCGGGCCAATGGGTCATAAAAGGCAGTCTGAAAGATTCCAAATTAACTTGgagttttaagaaattatagaTATCCGTTAAATTATGGAGTGTAATTTTGCATGAGATATAATGAATTATAGGTGGTCAAACTAAAAGGGTCAAAGTGGCCATTGTAACtagataatttatttattcattctcggttgtttttttaaatattaagtttaaATTGTTTTCGATTGTTCCAAGCTATGCAGTTGAAATAGTCGTCCGGTATAGTAGTATGCGAATAAGTATAGATTGCgtgtatacaaaaataaatattatcaatagAATTATTATCTTAGCATTAATTTCTAtatcgatttttataaaatgtagtTCTGTAATGTAAAAATCTTCAATTCATTTTCGACCTAAGCACTGATTTCAAGAATAATCACAATTAAAGCACGAGAAGATTGCAGTAAAATGTATGACTATACAGTCATTTGAAGGTATTTCAAGTCACTTACTACCCGCATAGAAGACATCTGCGTATCTGCATTGCACAGAGCGCCATCCCTATTTACGACACCTTTTAAAATGATCGTCGAATTTGCTCCATCTCATTTATATAATGCCGGTGCACCTAATTCCCGCAGGTGGCAAGTGGGAGTGCTGCTTCACTTCCAGCAGCACCATTTGAAGTCGGAAGCTGCATGgttttcgcatttttgccACAATCAGGAGGAAGCTCATTAAagccaacagcaacaacggcaATACTAGAATAAGCTGAAAGTTTTCCATGAGAGGAAAGCGGGCCGCAGGGGCAGGTGCGGGGAAAGTGCGGCGAAAGGGAGAGGAAAAGGGAAAGGCAAGGGAAAGCCGAAGCAAATGAGCATAGTCTGGCACAGCGTGTGGGCGTCTGTGGGTGCGTGCTGGGACGTGGCAAATTGGGGCAGCAGAAACATGATAAGGTCTCAAAATGTTACCACAAAAATCCATTGGGAAGTACACAACATCTCCCATTGTGGGCGGCGCGTTGGAAAGCAAACCgcaattaaatttgcattaggcaataaaaacaaagcggAGAGGCCACTTGTTGTTGTGCTCATTGTTGTCTCAGCAGCTAATTACAAGAATTTTGCAGGCGTCGTGCCGAGCGGGATTAAAAAACAATAGATTTGCCGGGACTGTAGATGCCTTTCAGGAGTGCCACAAACACatgtacataaaataaaaacaaacacgaGCCGCGCTTACAAACAGAACACAATTAAAGGATATTATGTTGCTGCCAACATGAGTGGAGAGTCAGCAAAAAAATCGCCCCGAAAATAAGCTAGCAGCAATACCCACAAAAATAAACTGCAGAAAAGGGAAAAGTTCAGAGCGGAAAACAAAGTAAGAAAATCATAATGATGATGGATTAACTGCTCCCAGTTGAGGCCGATGTTGTGTGAGTGAGAACGCGAGAGTGTGGGAGGAGCAGCGGAAGtcgcatcagcagcagcagcaacatcaacacagcagcaacatcggcacAGCACCAACattgcaacagcagcagccagcaacatcagcagaaTCAGCAGAATCAGGTTAGTTATTGTTACTTCTCGCAGACCTTCCCTTCCTGGCGCCCATTATATACCATTTTTTCGGGCTTTGTGGTCTACTCAGCGGATGACCGCAGTTTGTGTAAATCATTATTTAtgcattaattattaaaatatacacaCAGATCGCCACTGGCAGCTGCCGTCAGCGGCGGCCAGTGGGGAGAAGTCATTAATCTTGGACAGCTTACACGCGGTTCTCGGGGGTACATAAGAAATTACGACCGAAATTAGGTACGTGGGCGAAGAGCCGGAGTGCTGGGTGGCTGGTTGGCCGGGAGAATTGAGTGAGTGGGTGGCCCTTCCCCACTGCCCTCGGTTAATTGAAAGCTGGTAACCTGGCGAGCTGGCAGTTGCAGAATCCCTTGTCGGAAATTTTCAGAGAAATCGTGGCTGAAATTCTAATTGCTGCAaggaatttcaattccaaAAACTTTGCTCAAAGCCAGCTGAAATTGGCAGAAGCTATGCTCCCATTTCGAATCAATTTGCCTCCGCTTGACCTCAGATTCTTCTGTACTCTTTATTCTGAGAGTTCCCCACTACGTGGAAATATTGGTTAATTAAAAAGGTCGGGCAATCGTCATATAAGTTGTTCTTAAGAACGCTCTTGATGGTGATGATTGTTGGACAAATGTCCTATGTTTGCGATTGAGTGGACCTATTTCAGTCCGGGAACTATTAATTTGTTCAAGACTCATCGCGAGTACGTGATGAACCCTAGTTT is a window of Drosophila biarmipes strain raj3 chromosome 3R, RU_DBia_V1.1, whole genome shotgun sequence DNA encoding:
- the LOC108023820 gene encoding odorant receptor coreceptor produces the protein MTTSMQPSKYTGLVADLMPNIRAMKYSGLFMHNFTGGSAFMKKVYSSVHLVFLLMQFAFILVNMALNAEEVNELSGNTITTLFFTHCMTKFIYLAVNQKNFYRTLNIWNQVNTHPLFAESDARYHSIALAKMRKLFFLVMLTTVASATAWTTITFFGDSVKMVVDHETNSSIPVEIPRLPIKSFYPWNASHGLFYMISFAFQIYYVLFSMIHSNLCDVMFCSWLIFACEQLQHLKGIMKPLMELSASLDTYRPNSAALFRSLSANSKSELIHNEEKDPAADMDMSGVYSSKADWGAQFRAPSTLQSFGGNGGGGIGVVNGANPNGLTKKQEMMVRSAIKYWVERHKHVVRLVAAIGDTYGAALLLHMLTSTIKLTLLAYQATKINGVNVYAFTVVGYLGYALAQVFHFCIFGNRLIEESSSVMEAAYSCHWYDGSEEAKTFVQIVCQQCQKAMSISGAKFFTVSLDLFASVLGAVVTYFMVLVQLK